In Marinobacterium sp. LSUCC0821, the DNA window CGTAGGCTGGGTAACAGGTCACAGCTACATCGTATATGGCCCGCTTGCTAACGGTGCTACGACGCTAATGTTCGAAGGTGTACCAAGCTACCCAGATATGAGCCGCTTCGGTCGCGTTATCGAAAAACACAAGGTTAACCAGTTCTACACTGCACCTACTGCAATCCGTGCGTTGATGCAGAAAGGTGAAGATGTACTTGGCGATTCAGATCTGTCATCTCTTAAACTGTTAGGTTCTGTGGGTGAGCCAATCAACCCTGAAGCTTGGGAGTGGTACAACCGCGTAATGGGTGGTGGCAAGTGTCCTATCGTCGATACTTGGTGGCAGACAGAGACTGGCGGCATCATGATCGTGCCTCTACCAGGTGCTACTGCAACTAAACCAGGTTCGGCAACTCGTCCATTCTTCGGTGTACAGCCAGCGCTGCTAGATAACGATGGCAAAGAGATTGAAGGTGCCGGTGAAGGTAACCTTGTCATCAAAGATTCTTGGCCTGGCCAGTCTCGTTCTATTTGGGGCGATCATGAGCGCTTTGGTCAAACCTACTTCTCAAGCTTCTCTGGCTACTACACTACAGGTGATGGTGCGCGTCGCGATGAAGATGGTTACTACTGGATCACAGGTCGTGTCGATGACGTAATCAACGTATCAGGCCACCGTATGGGTACTGCCGAAGTCGAGTCTGCTCTTGTAGCTCACGAGACAGTAGCCGAAGCTGCGGTAGTAGGTTACCCACATGATCTTAAGGGTCAGGGTATATACTGTTACGTGACTCTTCAGGAGGGTGTTGAAGCCTCTGATGAGCTTAAAGTTGCGCTACGTAACTGGGTTCGTACTGAGATCGGTCCTATCGCATCACCAGATCTAATCCAGTTTGCGCCAGGTCTACCTAAGACTCGTTCAGGTAAGATTATGCGTCGTATCCTGCGTAAGATTGCTGAAGATGATTTCGGTGCATTGGGTGATACTTCTACACTTGCGGATCCAAGTGTGGTTGATGATCTCATTGCAAACCGCATGAACCGTAAGAGCTAATAGCTTTTAAATGATGAAACCCCGCCTCTGCGGGGTTTTTATTTTTGTCATGAAACTGGAATATCAGACAATATTCGATTAACTTATCCCAATAAGCTTTTTTACTGCTTATTGTTATGTTTCGCTCTTTGGAGAAGGTTATGCAGTTAGCTCAAAAAATTATTATCGCTGACGATCATCCACTATTTCGTGCTGCGCTTAAGCAGGCAGTTAGTCAGGCGGTTTCCGGCGTTACTATCATTGAGGCTGACACCCTTGAGTCGGTACAAGAGGCGGTCGAACAGAACGGTGATGCGGATCTAGTGCTGCTAGATATTCACATGCCCGGTGCGCAGGGCTTCTCAGGTCTTGTTTTCCTTCGTGGTCAGCATCCAGGTGTGCCTGTGATTGTTGTATCAGGTAGTGAAGAGACTCACGTGATGAAGCGCGCTATCGACTACGGTGCCTCTGGTTTCATTCCTAAATCATCCCCACTTGAGACTATTTCAGAAGCGATCGTTGCAGTATTGCAGGGTGATGAGTGGCTACCGCAAGAGCTAGAAGAGTCGATGGATGATCTAGTGACTGATGAAGATCAGAAGTTTGCAGAAGCGATTGCTTCGCTAACGCCACAGCAGTTCCGCGTATTGACGATGCTAACTGAGGGGCTTCTAAACAAGCAGATCGCATATGATTTGAATGTATCTGAAGCGACTATCAAAGCGCACGTTACAGCGATTCTTCGCAAGTTGGGTGTGCACAGCCGTACCCAGGCTGTTATCGCAGCTCAGCGTTTAGGTGTTGAGCCACCGAAGACTGACGCTTAATAGCTAAAAGCTACAAGAAAGCCCGCTGAGTTGCGGGCTTTTTAATGTCTCTTATTTAGACTTTTAAATTCGGCACTTCTTATTCAAACACACCAAAGGTAATGCGATCGAACCACGAGCGCTCTGCCGGTTGTGCCGCGTCGCTGCTACCCTTTACAGTTGGTGCTATAACTGCTTCATCAGCGCGGACCGGACGAGCAACAGGACTGGTTGGTTGAATCGGTTCAGCAAGTTCAGTTCCTTCACCTAGAAGGCCAAAGCTTGCTGTGTAGATAAGGTCATTGCGCGGCTCTTTAAACGAACGTACTTCGTAATCTGGGAAGTTCTTAGCAAGTACCGCTTTGCTGCTGTTGGCAAGGTCAGTAAGGCCGAGCTCTGTGTAGGCCTCAACCATAATCGCTAGTGCATCAGAAGTAGCAGGGGTCTCTTGCAGATTCTCAACGACGTAGCGACCACGGTTTGCTGCTGCTAGCCAGGCTTGGCGTTTCATGTAGTAGATAGCAACATGAATCTCATAAGTTGCTAGACGGTTTTTGAGGTACTGCATGCGACGCTGTGCATCAGCAGCATACTCACTGTCTGGGAAGCGGTTGATCAACGTTGTAAAGCTATCGAAAGAGTCACGGGCAGCACCTGGATCGCGCTGTGCTACATCGATAGGTAGGTATTTAGCGAAGAACGAGCGCTCTGCTTCGAATGCACTGAGTCCTTTCATGTAGTAGGCGTAGTCTACGTTGTCGTGATTTGGGTGGAGACGAATGAAACGGTCCGCTGCCGCAGCTGCCGAGGTGTTTTGGCTCAATCTAAAGTGAGCATAAATCAGCTCAAGTTGTGCCTGTTCAGAGTAGCGGCCAAATGGGTAGCGAGCTTCAAGTAACTGCAGTTTTTCTACAGCTAGGTTGTTGTTGCCGGCATCAATAGCACTCAGTGCTTGTTCGTAAAGCTGGTCTTCCGGAATATCCGCTTCGACTTTTTTGCCATCGCTACTGCAGCCAATCAGTGCGCTAGTGATGAAGAGAGTTGCAAGAAGTTTTGTTAAACGCATTACCAATTCCTAAAATCAAAGTCACGACTCAGCGCAACAGCCCGTATTCATATATACTTGGCATCCATTGGCTATTTAAACACACAGCTACCCGAACCAAAACACTCTTAGAGTTAGATATTTAACAATGTCAGAAAAGATTCAGTTAGAAGCAATCGTTCCCGGTGAACTATTTGGTAAACGTCTTGATCAGGCTGTTGCCGAGCTCTTTCCAGATTACTCTCGCTCGCGCCTACAGAACTGGATCAAAGAGGGTGAGTTGACGGTTGATGGTAAGGTCTTGCGCCCACGTGAAAAACTATTGGGTGGCGAGAAGATTGTTGTTGATGCCTCAGTTGCTCTGATCGAAGAACACGTGGGTGAAGATATTCCGCTCGATATCATCTATGAAGATGAGCACATTCTTGTTCTTAATAAACCCGCGGGGTTGGTTGTGCATCCTGCGGCGGGTCACGCTGATGGTACGCTGATGAATGCACTACTTCATCATGCACCTGAGGTGGCGCAGGTACCACGTGCTGGTATTGTGCACCGTCTTGACCGTGACACTACCGGTTTGATGGTGGTGGCGAAAACGATTCAGGCACAAACTGACCTTGTTGCTCAGTTGCAAGATCGCAGTATGGGGCGTGAGTATGAAGCGGTTGTACAGGGTGTCATGATTGGCGGTGGTACCGTCGATGAGCCGATGGCGCGTCACAGTAAGCATCGTCAGAAGATGGCAGTGGTTGGCCTAGGTAAAGAGGCGATCACTCACT includes these proteins:
- a CDS encoding outer membrane protein assembly factor BamD, with translation MRLTKLLATLFITSALIGCSSDGKKVEADIPEDQLYEQALSAIDAGNNNLAVEKLQLLEARYPFGRYSEQAQLELIYAHFRLSQNTSAAAAADRFIRLHPNHDNVDYAYYMKGLSAFEAERSFFAKYLPIDVAQRDPGAARDSFDSFTTLINRFPDSEYAADAQRRMQYLKNRLATYEIHVAIYYMKRQAWLAAANRGRYVVENLQETPATSDALAIMVEAYTELGLTDLANSSKAVLAKNFPDYEVRSFKEPRNDLIYTASFGLLGEGTELAEPIQPTSPVARPVRADEAVIAPTVKGSSDAAQPAERSWFDRITFGVFE
- the acs gene encoding acetate--CoA ligase, translated to MSEKIYPVSPAFAATAHADEAKYNEMYKQSVENPDAFWGEQAKRVDWIKPFTKVKHTSFDTHNVDIRWFEDGTLNVAANCLDRHLATRGDQVAIIWEGDSPEEDAKITYRQLHEEVCKFSNVLKAQGVNKGDVVTLYLPMIPEAAVAMLACARIGAVHSIVFGGFSPDALAARIEGASSKVVVTCNFSLRGGKAVPLKANVDEALTNPEAAKHCQRVIVVNRVDQDCAWHDHRDVSYEAEMAKASTDCPPTEMNAEDPLFILYTSGSTGAPKGLKHTTGGYLVYAAMTHQYVFDYQEGDIYWCTADVGWVTGHSYIVYGPLANGATTLMFEGVPSYPDMSRFGRVIEKHKVNQFYTAPTAIRALMQKGEDVLGDSDLSSLKLLGSVGEPINPEAWEWYNRVMGGGKCPIVDTWWQTETGGIMIVPLPGATATKPGSATRPFFGVQPALLDNDGKEIEGAGEGNLVIKDSWPGQSRSIWGDHERFGQTYFSSFSGYYTTGDGARRDEDGYYWITGRVDDVINVSGHRMGTAEVESALVAHETVAEAAVVGYPHDLKGQGIYCYVTLQEGVEASDELKVALRNWVRTEIGPIASPDLIQFAPGLPKTRSGKIMRRILRKIAEDDFGALGDTSTLADPSVVDDLIANRMNRKS
- a CDS encoding response regulator transcription factor, producing MQLAQKIIIADDHPLFRAALKQAVSQAVSGVTIIEADTLESVQEAVEQNGDADLVLLDIHMPGAQGFSGLVFLRGQHPGVPVIVVSGSEETHVMKRAIDYGASGFIPKSSPLETISEAIVAVLQGDEWLPQELEESMDDLVTDEDQKFAEAIASLTPQQFRVLTMLTEGLLNKQIAYDLNVSEATIKAHVTAILRKLGVHSRTQAVIAAQRLGVEPPKTDA
- the rluD gene encoding 23S rRNA pseudouridine(1911/1915/1917) synthase RluD — protein: MSEKIQLEAIVPGELFGKRLDQAVAELFPDYSRSRLQNWIKEGELTVDGKVLRPREKLLGGEKIVVDASVALIEEHVGEDIPLDIIYEDEHILVLNKPAGLVVHPAAGHADGTLMNALLHHAPEVAQVPRAGIVHRLDRDTTGLMVVAKTIQAQTDLVAQLQDRSMGREYEAVVQGVMIGGGTVDEPMARHSKHRQKMAVVGLGKEAITHYRVLKKFRNHTHIRLKLETGRTHQIRVHMSHINYPLVGDQLYGGRFRLPKNCSERMQETLKHFRRQALHAKKLELWHPFTGEHCSWEIDLPDDFQRLLSVLDRDASKFDYEL